The Erwinia sorbitola nucleotide sequence ATGCACCATATCCCGCTGGTGCAGGTGGGGCGCAATAACGACACCGATGAGATCGATGTGGTCAATAACGACGGTTTCCACGCCGGAGGGGAGATAGCGCAGCTACTGCTGGCGCAGGGTTACCAGCGTTTTGGCTATATGAAGGGGCCGGATACCAGCAGCGGCCACTTGCAGCGTATGGATGGCTATCAGGCGCGATTACAGCAGGCCGGAAGCCGCATTGATGTGGTGCTGAATGCCGGGCATTACGACCATAAGAACGGTTACCGCGCAATGGCAGAGTATCTGCAATCGGGTGCCGGTTTGGTCGATGCGATTTTTTGCGAAAATGATGTTCTGGCGCTGGGTGCAATTCAGGCATTAAGGCAGCATGGCAGGCAGGGGCAGGTGGGTATTGTCGGCTTTGATAATATCGATGAAGCCGCCACCGACGGCTGGCAGCTCACCACCTGGAATCAGGGTATTGAGCGGCTGATTAATGAGGCGCTTAACCGCCTGATTGATAATATCAGTGCGCCGGAAGGGGACTGGCGGGAGGGTGAGATTTGCATCCGCCAGTCACACCTGAAAAGTAAGTAGTGCCGGATCATAATCATCTGAGGTCAGTCTCACCCACGTATCTGTTTAGCTCGTGTCACTGAGACTTTTAAACGCGAAACACGGAGAAATTTTATGGTGGCGATAGCTTCTCTTGGCGCAGGCGGCGGAGTGTGGATCAACCAGCCCGAGGTATATTCCTTAGACGGGGGCAAACTTCGGTTTATAACCGAGCATAACACCGATTTCTGGGCGGAGACTTACTACGGATTTCAGCGACATACCGGCCATGCATATGGCTTTTACGTTGAGGGGGATTTCACCCTTCAGGTAAAAGTGATGGCTGACTTTTCTCATCTGTATGACCAGGCAGGAATATTTATACTGGATGATGAGCGTCACTGGTTGAAAGCAGGAATAGAGTTCAATGACGACGTGCCCTCTATCGGCTGCGTGGCGACGCGCGTTACATCTGACTGGTCAACAGGGCTTTTCCCGGGGGATCCGGCCATGTTCTGGATGCGCGCCACGCTGGAACATAAGGCATTAAGAATTCAGTACTCCACAGATGGCCTGACCTGGCCGCTGCTGAGATTATTACCATGGCCTGAGGATAAGCGGCGTTTCGTGGGCGTAATGGGATGCACGCCAGAGAGACAGGGGCTTGAGGCAACTTTTGAAGATTTTATGATCGCTTATCCGCAAGGAAAATCCCTGCATGATCTGACATAAATAAGCGAAGTAACATCGGGCGGGTGTGATCGATTTGCCCCGCGTACGGCGGCGATTAATCTGCTGCCCGCCAGCGGGCAGCATCAGCACATCGGCCATATTTCATTATCCGATGCGTTGAAAAGCAGTCTGACTGGATTAATGAGCGGCGATACCCAGTTTTTTCATTCTTGATAACAGCGTCGTGCGTTTTAACCCTAGCCGTTGTGCCGCGCCGCGCGGGCCAGCGACCACGCCGTTGGTTTCTCTCAGCACCTGAAGAATTCGCTCCCGTTCGTCTTCTTCACTCAGGTGCGGAGCGGGGGCAGGATCAGATACGGGCATCGCTCTCTCCGGCGGAGATACCGGCAGCGGCAGCGGGTAATTCAGTTCAGGAAGCTGTAAATCCAGCACCGTTCCGCGGGTCAGCAGCACTGCGCGTTCAATCACATTTTCCAGCTCGCGCACATTACCCGGCCAGGGCATGCGGCTTAATAAACGCAATGTCTCGGCAGGAATACTGTCGATGGTGCGTTTCATCCGTTTGGCAATTTTATAGGTCAGGAACTTCACCAGCTGCGGGATATCTTCCGGGCGTTCGCGCAGCGGCGGGATCACAATCGGGAAGACATTCAGCCGGTAATAGAGATCGCTGCGGAACTCTTTATCCGCCACCATCTGACGTAAATCACGGTTAGTTGCTGCGATCATGCGCACATCCACCGAAATCAGCTTATTACCGCCAACGCGCTCGAACTCCTGCTCCTGCAAAATGCGCAGCAGCTTCGGTTGCAGTTCAACCGGAATTTCACCCACTTCATCGAGAAATAACGTGCCCCTGTCCGCCAGCTCAAAGCGCCCCATCCGTTGAGCGGTGGCACCGGTAAACGAGCCTTTCTCATGACCAAACAGATCGCTTTCCATTAGCCCGGCAGGCATAGCCGCACAGTTCATTTTCACCATTCGCTGGTCACGGCGATCGCCGAGATTATGGATGGCACGGGCAATCAGCTCTTTACCGGTACCGGTTTCGCCGAGGATCAGCACCGAACAGTCGCTTTTCGCGACGATCTCTACCTGTTTCAGCACCGCTGACATGCTGGAGCTGCGTCCGACAATGTCGCTGAAATCAGGGTTATTGCTGTTGATCTGCTCGGTAAGATAGAGATTTTCATGCTGCAATTTTTCTTTCAGGCTTTTGATTTCCTGATAGGCCAGCGCATTATCCACGGCAATCGCAATGCGTTCGGCAATCTGCTGCAACACCCGCAAGTTAGCGGAGTTGAAGTTATCCGGCTGGCACTGTGCCAGCTTCAGAACGCCCAGCGTTTTATGACCAAAGCGCAACGGCAGAATGCACAGGGTTTTGGTCTGCCCCCGCCACAGCAGCTGGAACAGCGTGCTCTCATCGTCATCCGGCTCCCCGGTATGCTGCACGCTGGTCAGCAGCATTTCACCGTTTTTCATCACCTGCTGTTCCAGAGAACCATCAAGAGTCATACGTGACTGTTCACGCTCCGCGACATGCGTCTGCACATAATGTGTCGCGTAAACACTGGCCTGCTCGCTCTCTTTATCGGCATCACACAGCACAATGCTGATGGCGTTGATGTGAAAGAAATGGTGAATCGTTTTGGCGATTTCGCCGGTCAGCTCGTCGAGATCGAGTTTGGACAGCACGGCGTTAGTGATATCCACCAGAATGCGGAAATCATCGCGCTCGTGACGCAGCAGGGATTGCTGAAGCAGGGCGTTCTGGCGCAGCTGGATTTGTTCAACCGCAATGGCAGCCAGCGTGCAAAGCTCATACAGACCGTTTTTATCTTCCTCACTGAACGGGGTTCCATGCTGACGGGTGAACTCGCAGCCGCCCAGCAGGCCGGAAGAGGCCAGCAGCGGCACCAGACAGTAATCGCTAAACGGCGGATAGAGGTTCAGTACCGCCAGCTGCGGGTAGCGAAGATGCAAAGCATCGCCGCGCCAGACCTGCGTTTTCGGATTGTTCAGCAGCGTATGCACCGGGCCAGTCGCCAGCATCGTTTCATCTTCGTAGCTGACCGGCTGATGATGCGAATCGATGCCATAAAAACTGACGCGTTCACTGTTATTGTCGAATAACACCAGCGTCACGGCTTCTGCAATACCCGCTGTCTGAATCACCTTAGTCAGGGTTTCCAGCAGCGATGTCATGGTTTGTTGCAGCAGCAATGTGCGCGTCAGTTCCAGTAATCCTTTGTGTTTTGTGGTGCTCATTGTTGCACTCTGCATAGCGTGGGCTCTGGATAACATAGTTTTAGAAACAGGCTTTCGGAGAATCGGAGAGCAGGGAAAAGTCTACCCCTTTCGGCGTAGCCCGCCCCCTGATGAGATCAACAAATGCGAGGTAATGGCTCGGTATGAGGCAACATTAACTGGCGGGAAACGCCCAGCGCACCGCGCAGACACACCTGCGGATTTAACGTCACCTCGCCGATGGTGACAGCATCGGCTCCCAGCGGGCTGTTGCGTAACAGGCTCAGTACTTTTTCTTCGGCCTGCGCAGACACCACCGCCACTATCTTGCCTTCATTGGCAAAATTAATCGGTTCCAGCCCCAGTAATTCGCAGATCCCACGCACTGCCGGTTTAACCGGTAGTGTCGTTTCGTCGATGCTGATGCCAAAACCACTGGCGGCGCTGAATTCATGTAAAATCGCATTCACCCCGCCGCGCGTGGCATCACGTAAAGCATGGACTCCGGCCAGCGATCGCAGCGGTGCGATCATCGGGGCCAGCACCGCGCAGTCACTCTCCACTCCCAGTTCCATCCCCAGATTTTCACGCAGATTGAGGATCGCCGCACCGTGATCGCCGAGCGTGCCGCTGACGATCACTTTATCGCCCACTTTTATCGTACCGGCAGCCCAGTTCACGGCTGTGGGGATCACGCCGATCCCGGCTGTATTAATAAAGATTTTGTCGGCGGCACCGCGCTGTACCACTTTGGTGTCGCCGGTCACAATAGCAATACCCGCATCCTTTGCGGTCTGAGCCATGGCGCTGACTATTTTTTGTAAGTCATCCAGCGCTAACCCCTCTTCCAGAATAAAACCGCAGGAAAGATAAGCCGGTGTCGCACCGCTGACCGCCAGATCGTTTGCCGTACCGCACACCGCAAGCTTGCCAATATTGCCACCGGGGAAAAATATGGGATCGATAACGTAACTGTCTGTGGTAAACGCCAGCCGATCGCCACGGGCACTCAGACCGGCGAGTGATAAGCGTGCGCCGTCCTCCCGTTCGTTAAGCCAGGGGTTATCAAACGCGCGGAGGAACATCTGTTCAATCATCTGCTGCATAGCGCGTCCGCCGCTGCCATGCGCCATGGTGACAACTTGCTGGCGATCACTCATCCTGACTTACCTTCTGCTGTACATTCTGTCGCTGCGGATTATCCGCCACTGCCGTTTCCTGATGCCGGTACTGATACCACGCCGCGCACGCGCCTTCTGAAGAGACCATCAGCGCACCAAACGCATTATGTGGCGTACAGCCGCTGCCAAACAGCGGGCACTCATGCGGCTTGCAGCGTCCGGTCAGTACTTCACCACAGCGCGAGCGGGGATCGTCTGCAACCGGCTGTGTCTGCGGGTTAAAGCGCTGCTCTGCATCAAACGAAGCATACGCGGGGGTCAGGGAGATCCCTGAGGCTTCAATCACGCCCAGACCGCGCCACTCGCTGCTGCCGGCCAGCGCAAACACTTCGCGCATCGCTTTCTGTGCCAGCAGGTTACCCTCTTCCGGCACCACGCGGCGGTACTGGTTTTCCGTTTTACACGATGCCTCACAAACCTGTTCCACCAGCATCAGTACGCTTTGCAGCATATCAAGTGGCTCAAAGCCGCTGATCACCAGCGGTTTGCCGAACTCTTTATTGATGAAATGATAAGGTGCGGTGCCGGTCACCATGCTGACGTGACCCGGTGCCAGAAAAGCATCAATCCGCACATCCTCCTGCGACAGCAGGCTGCGTAAGGTGGGCATCAGGCTGATGTGCTGACAGAAAATGCTGAAATTGGTCAGGCGTTCATGCCGCGCCTGTTGCAGCGTAACGGCGGTGACCGGCAGCGTGGTTTCAAAACCGAGGGCGAAAAATACCACCTGACTCGCCGGGTTTTCACGCGCCAGTTTCAGCACGTCCAGCGGGGAATAAACCACGCGAACATCGGCACCCTGTTCGCGCGCCTGCAACAGTGAGCCATGCTTACCGGGCACGCGCAATGCGTCGCCGAAGGTGCAGAAAATCACGCCAGGATGTGCGGCAATTTCGCAACAGGCATCGATACGCCCCATCGGTAGCACACACACCGGGCAGCCCGGGCCGTGGATAAATTCCAGCTGCGGTGGCAGCAGTTTATCCAGCCCGAATTTGAAAATTGCATGAGTATGTCCGCCGCACACCTCCATAATCTGCATCGGTTTTTCGGCGGTAAAGGGCAGCAACGCCGCCCGCTGATGCAGCCGTTCAATCAGCGTTTTTGCCAGTTTCGGATCGCGGAATTCATCAACAAAACGCATTATCGTGCCTCTCCCGCAGCGAGAAACAGCGCGACATCTGCTTCCACTTCTTCCATCGCATGCAGCGCGGCCAGCGTATCCAGCGCTTCCTGTTCATCGAGTTTACTCAGGGCGAATCCAACGTGGATTAACACCCAGCTGCCGATCAGCGCCTCGCGCTCGCCGTCATGGGTACATTCGCATACCAGCCTGATATTCACTTCGCGGCGCAGACCGCAGACTTCCGCCCAGGCATGATCGGGCTGCTGTTCATGCAGCGCGACAATTTGTCCCGGAATGCCTATGCACATCGCTGCTGCTCCAGCCAGGCCAGCCACAGATCCATACCTTCGCCGCTGGTGGCTGAAAGCCGGATCACTTCAATCTGCGGATTCACCTGTCGCGCATTGGCAATGCAGGTCTCGACATCAAAACTGACATACGGCAGCAGATCTATTTTATTGAGGATCATCAGACGGGAAGCGGCGAACATATGCGGATATTTAAGCGGCTTGTCCTCGCCTTCTGTGACGGAAAGTACCGCCACTTTATGCCGTTCACCGAGGTCAAAACTGGCCGGGCATACCAGATTGCCGACATTTTCGATAAACAGCAGGCTGTTATTATTTGGCGACAGCTGATGCAGCGCATCGTGAACCATCTGCGCATCCAGATGACAGCCTTTACCGGTATTCACCTGGATCGCCGGTACGCCAGTGGCGCGGATGCGATCGGCGTCGTTAGTGGTTTGCTGATCGCCTTCAATTACCGAGCAGTCAAAATAGGGTGCCAGCCGGGTCAGCGTGCTGGTCAGCAGCGTGGTTTTACCGGAGCCGGGGCTGGAGACCAGATTCAGCGCCAGGATACCCGCTGCTGCAAAATGCTCGCGGTTGTGGGCGGCAATATGGTTATTCTTTGTTAATACGTCCAGTTCAATATCCACCAGACGACGCGGCGCAAACGGCAAACGCGGGCTGTGATCGTGTGAATGGTCGTGGGAATGAGGATGGGCGTGTTCAACGCTGACGCCTTCGATACGAAGTTCGCCGCTGGCACAACCGCAGGTACTGCACATAGCTTTCTCCCCGGGCTAATCGCTCGCCCGTTATTCGATTTCAATTCGTTTAATTTTCATGCCGTCATCGGCCACCACCCGCACGTCACGCCCGCCACAAAGTGGACACAGCAGCACGCCGGGGCTGATTAAAGCGATCTGCTGCCGACACCTGTAGCACCAGCTTGCGGCTGCCAGTGAGGTGAGATGTAATTCGCAGCCTTCGGCAAGGGTTTCGCGGCACGCCAGCTCAAAGCAAAATTGCACCGCTTCCGGTTCGACGCAGGAAAAAGCGCCAATTTCCATCCACACCGCAGTAATTCTGCGGGCATTATTTTGTCGTGCAAACTGCTGCATTATTTCCACTGCGTTCTGGCACAACGTAATCTCATGCATTATTTCCCCTCCGTCAGAACGAGGGTTGCAATATTGGTGCCATGATTTTCGGTAAGGAGAGCGGAGAAAAGGAGAGGGTGACGGAATAACCCTGCCGCTGCCCGTCATATATGTCGAAATATCCTGTTATCGACATGCCGTCACTTTCTCAGACGGTGAATGAAACCGGCAGTAAATATTTTAAATCTATAATAATAAAGCGGTTATTAAATAAAACCCGAAACTGGCACGCTTTATGCCATTAGTGGAGTATGCGCCCTGTTTTCATCGTCACTTTCAGCATAAAGACGGATGGGAAAGGCACCTACGCACACCATAATAGCGGGTAATAACCATGAGCACTCTCAGCGAACTGACCAGTAAAGCAGATTATATAGCCAGCAAAAACAGCCATCTTAAATCACAATGGCGCACCTATCAAAACAGCCTCACCCAGGCGATAACACATTCAAATAAAAAGATAAATCATGAGTTCAGCTGCGGTGGTGATCAGGATCTCCGCTTCACGCTGTTTAACCATTACTCCGTCAGCATTCATCTCAGCGATGACTTCTACAGTCAGGACATCGTTTACAGCCTGAACATGGCATACAGCGGTGAAGAGCCAGATTTCAGGCCATTTGCACACGCCACGCTGAGTGAAGAAGGCTGGGTTGATCACACCGTGGATATTAAAGATAAGCACGCCGTACTGGAACATTACCTCAGTAAGATATCGACTATTTACCAATGTATTTTTGATGCATTAAAAGCTAATCAGCCGATTCACTCGCAGCTCGATAAATTACTTGGTCGTGCCTGAGTTACATTTGGAAATACATTATTGCTCCGGCATAACGGGAATGGTTTTCATTGCCGGTCTTTTACCAGGATCAATTCCGACATAAATGTCGAAATGTCAATTTAAGTGCCGATTTCGTCACCTTTGACGAAATAGCTAGGAGACTTCATGAGCTTTAAAAATGCCATGAATCAATATGTGATAGCCGATCCGAAACTTTGTATTGGCTGCAATACCTGTATGGCCAGCTGTTCGCAGGAACATCAGCTTCACGGTTTACAATCTGCCCCCCGTTTGCAGGTGATGCGAAACCGTCTGGATTCCGCGCCGGTAATGTGCCACCAGTGTGAAGATGCTCCCTGTGCGCAGGTGTGCCCTGTAAATGCTATCACCCGCGAAAACAACGCGATTCATCTTAATGAAAGCCTCTGCGTCAGCTGCAAACTTTGCGGGCTGGCCTGTCCGTTCGGTGCCATTACCTTTTCCGGCAGCACTCCGCTGGATATTCCGCGCGACTGTAACACCGCCAAAGCGCTGCCAGCGCCGCGACCGCCGCGTGCAATCAGCCCTTTTCTTGACTGTGTGCCGGGGGTTCGCGCCGTGGCGGTGAAATGCGATTTATGCAGCTTCAGCCCTGACGGCCCGGCATGTATCAAAACCTGCCCTACGCAGGCCATCACGCTGGTGACAGCCAGTGTCTCGGAAAATGCCAGCCAGCAAAAACGCCTGAATGCGATGAACGTATTCCCGGCCGGGCTGACTTCCTTTAGTGCCCCTGATACGGAGGCCAAACAATGACGGCACTATTCGCTTTCGATCCGGCTTCGCTGATGACGCTGGCGCTGCTGGTCTGGATTTTCAGCGGCATTGCCTGCGGATTACTGGCAGGCGCTGCCAGGTTAAGCAGTCTGATATCAGGCGCTGGCAGCATGCTGGCCTGTGCGGCAGTGATGATTGC carries:
- a CDS encoding LacI family DNA-binding transcriptional regulator, coding for MTKNLKIHHKTTASDVAKRAGVSKWTVSRAFIPGASVSDRAREKVLAAAGELGYRPNLLARSLSKKKTQIIGVVLDELKNPHSMMLLDEVTRQIQARSNMALVLNITPGENYHAVLSMADQLQVDGILFLATILTEELIAIARDMHHIPLVQVGRNNDTDEIDVVNNDGFHAGGEIAQLLLAQGYQRFGYMKGPDTSSGHLQRMDGYQARLQQAGSRIDVVLNAGHYDHKNGYRAMAEYLQSGAGLVDAIFCENDVLALGAIQALRQHGRQGQVGIVGFDNIDEAATDGWQLTTWNQGIERLINEALNRLIDNISAPEGDWREGEICIRQSHLKSK
- a CDS encoding DUF1349 domain-containing protein; translated protein: MVAIASLGAGGGVWINQPEVYSLDGGKLRFITEHNTDFWAETYYGFQRHTGHAYGFYVEGDFTLQVKVMADFSHLYDQAGIFILDDERHWLKAGIEFNDDVPSIGCVATRVTSDWSTGLFPGDPAMFWMRATLEHKALRIQYSTDGLTWPLLRLLPWPEDKRRFVGVMGCTPERQGLEATFEDFMIAYPQGKSLHDLT
- the flhA gene encoding formate hydrogenlyase transcriptional activator FlhA, with translation MSTTKHKGLLELTRTLLLQQTMTSLLETLTKVIQTAGIAEAVTLVLFDNNSERVSFYGIDSHHQPVSYEDETMLATGPVHTLLNNPKTQVWRGDALHLRYPQLAVLNLYPPFSDYCLVPLLASSGLLGGCEFTRQHGTPFSEEDKNGLYELCTLAAIAVEQIQLRQNALLQQSLLRHERDDFRILVDITNAVLSKLDLDELTGEIAKTIHHFFHINAISIVLCDADKESEQASVYATHYVQTHVAEREQSRMTLDGSLEQQVMKNGEMLLTSVQHTGEPDDDESTLFQLLWRGQTKTLCILPLRFGHKTLGVLKLAQCQPDNFNSANLRVLQQIAERIAIAVDNALAYQEIKSLKEKLQHENLYLTEQINSNNPDFSDIVGRSSSMSAVLKQVEIVAKSDCSVLILGETGTGKELIARAIHNLGDRRDQRMVKMNCAAMPAGLMESDLFGHEKGSFTGATAQRMGRFELADRGTLFLDEVGEIPVELQPKLLRILQEQEFERVGGNKLISVDVRMIAATNRDLRQMVADKEFRSDLYYRLNVFPIVIPPLRERPEDIPQLVKFLTYKIAKRMKRTIDSIPAETLRLLSRMPWPGNVRELENVIERAVLLTRGTVLDLQLPELNYPLPLPVSPPERAMPVSDPAPAPHLSEEDERERILQVLRETNGVVAGPRGAAQRLGLKRTTLLSRMKKLGIAAH
- the hypE gene encoding hydrogenase expression/formation protein HypE, which codes for MSDRQQVVTMAHGSGGRAMQQMIEQMFLRAFDNPWLNEREDGARLSLAGLSARGDRLAFTTDSYVIDPIFFPGGNIGKLAVCGTANDLAVSGATPAYLSCGFILEEGLALDDLQKIVSAMAQTAKDAGIAIVTGDTKVVQRGAADKIFINTAGIGVIPTAVNWAAGTIKVGDKVIVSGTLGDHGAAILNLRENLGMELGVESDCAVLAPMIAPLRSLAGVHALRDATRGGVNAILHEFSAASGFGISIDETTLPVKPAVRGICELLGLEPINFANEGKIVAVVSAQAEEKVLSLLRNSPLGADAVTIGEVTLNPQVCLRGALGVSRQLMLPHTEPLPRIC
- the hypD gene encoding hydrogenase formation protein HypD, giving the protein MRFVDEFRDPKLAKTLIERLHQRAALLPFTAEKPMQIMEVCGGHTHAIFKFGLDKLLPPQLEFIHGPGCPVCVLPMGRIDACCEIAAHPGVIFCTFGDALRVPGKHGSLLQAREQGADVRVVYSPLDVLKLARENPASQVVFFALGFETTLPVTAVTLQQARHERLTNFSIFCQHISLMPTLRSLLSQEDVRIDAFLAPGHVSMVTGTAPYHFINKEFGKPLVISGFEPLDMLQSVLMLVEQVCEASCKTENQYRRVVPEEGNLLAQKAMREVFALAGSSEWRGLGVIEASGISLTPAYASFDAEQRFNPQTQPVADDPRSRCGEVLTGRCKPHECPLFGSGCTPHNAFGALMVSSEGACAAWYQYRHQETAVADNPQRQNVQQKVSQDE
- a CDS encoding HypC/HybG/HupF family hydrogenase formation chaperone, whose protein sequence is MCIGIPGQIVALHEQQPDHAWAEVCGLRREVNIRLVCECTHDGEREALIGSWVLIHVGFALSKLDEQEALDTLAALHAMEEVEADVALFLAAGEAR
- the hypB gene encoding hydrogenase nickel incorporation protein HypB, with protein sequence MCSTCGCASGELRIEGVSVEHAHPHSHDHSHDHSPRLPFAPRRLVDIELDVLTKNNHIAAHNREHFAAAGILALNLVSSPGSGKTTLLTSTLTRLAPYFDCSVIEGDQQTTNDADRIRATGVPAIQVNTGKGCHLDAQMVHDALHQLSPNNNSLLFIENVGNLVCPASFDLGERHKVAVLSVTEGEDKPLKYPHMFAASRLMILNKIDLLPYVSFDVETCIANARQVNPQIEVIRLSATSGEGMDLWLAWLEQQRCA
- the hypA gene encoding hydrogenase maturation nickel metallochaperone HypA, translating into MHEITLCQNAVEIMQQFARQNNARRITAVWMEIGAFSCVEPEAVQFCFELACRETLAEGCELHLTSLAAASWCYRCRQQIALISPGVLLCPLCGGRDVRVVADDGMKIKRIEIE
- a CDS encoding formate hydrogenlyase regulator HycA, yielding MSTLSELTSKADYIASKNSHLKSQWRTYQNSLTQAITHSNKKINHEFSCGGDQDLRFTLFNHYSVSIHLSDDFYSQDIVYSLNMAYSGEEPDFRPFAHATLSEEGWVDHTVDIKDKHAVLEHYLSKISTIYQCIFDALKANQPIHSQLDKLLGRA
- a CDS encoding 4Fe-4S dicluster domain-containing protein: MNQYVIADPKLCIGCNTCMASCSQEHQLHGLQSAPRLQVMRNRLDSAPVMCHQCEDAPCAQVCPVNAITRENNAIHLNESLCVSCKLCGLACPFGAITFSGSTPLDIPRDCNTAKALPAPRPPRAISPFLDCVPGVRAVAVKCDLCSFSPDGPACIKTCPTQAITLVTASVSENASQQKRLNAMNVFPAGLTSFSAPDTEAKQ